The Anaerolineae bacterium genomic interval TGGAACTTCTGCTCCCGCAGGCGCTGGTAATCCCCTTCGCTCACCGGGCGCTGTTCATGGCCCAGCACCTGAATGATGTGCCAGCCGTAGTCCGTCTGCACCGGCGGTGAGATTTCCCCGACCTTGAGTTGGAAAGCCACTTTTTCAAAAGCCGGCACCATGACGCCGCGCGGGAACCAGCCCAGATCGCCGCCTTGCGGCACGGTGGCGGCATCCTGGGAGTATTCGGCGACCAGGTCGTTCCAGTCCACCCCTTCGGAAAGTTTCTTCAGCACTTCCATGGCGGTCTCGCGATCCTTCACCAGGATGTGCCGGGCCCACACTTCCTCGCGGGTCCGCGGGAGGTCCTTGGTGACGATGTCCATCAGTTTGCGGCGATAAAGGGAGGCCGCGATCATGTAACGCAGGTAAGTCTCGTCCACTTCGTACTGGCTCTGCATTTGCTCCAGGTATTTGGCCAGATTTTGCTGATAGGCCTCCTGGGTGTAGGGCGTGGGGGTGGGGGGGATGACGGTTGGCGTGGGGGAACCCTCGGCCGTGGCCTCCGGGTTGGGGGTGGCCGTGGGGGCCATGGTGGGGGTGGGAGTCAGCGTGACCAAGGCCAGTTGGGTGGGGGACAAAGTGGAAGTGGGCAGCGTTGTCGGGGCCGGCTCCGGCGTGGGGGTCCCGTTGGGGTAATAGCCAAAGATGCCCTGCAACTCCTGGTCGCTCTCCTCATCCGTGACGGTAATCCCCATCTGTTTGGCCTGCTGGACGATGAGCCTCTCTTCGATCAGGCTGTTGAGTACCTGGCGGCCCAGTTCAGTGGGGTTGTTCAACTGGCGCGCCAGAGGCTGGAGTTGGCTTTGGAAATACTGGGCCGATTGGGGGTCGTTGCCGAACAGTTGGGCAAATTGCAGGATCTGTTGGGTTTGTTGGATGAGTTGCGCGCGGTGCATCCGGGTGCGAATGACGAACTCCTTGCCGCGGATGACATCCCCGTTGACTTTGGCAACCGGCCGGTGGTAGCGCAACACCGCCTGGTCGAGGATACCGTAGCCCAGAATGCCCACCAGGAGGGCAAAAAAGGCCACCGTGGCGTAAAGCAGGAGGCGTTGCTGGCGTTGGACACGCCGGGAGATGTGTTGGTGTTTCCGGCTTTCGGCTTGGGACTGGCGATATTTCTTTTTGGCCATGGTTTTTCCTCGAAAATACGGAAGGGTGAGAAGAATAGAGAATAGAGAAAGGAAAGCAGAAAGGGCATAGGACACAAAGCAGCCCTATGCCCCAGGGGGTGCATGATGGCTGGCCCGCTCAGCGGATGGTAATCTCCGGCACGAAGGGCAGCAAGGCCAGATGCCGCGCCCGCTTGATGGCCCGGGCCAGTTGGCGCTGATGCTTGGCGCAGGTGCCAGTCTGGCGGCGGCTCTTGATTTTGGCATCGTCGTCGATGTACCGCCGCAGCAAGTCGACCTGTTTGTAATCAATGTGCTCGATTTTCTCCACGCAGAAATGGCATACCCGGGGGCGGGAGTAATAACGACGCCGGGGTTGCGTGTTGACCTTTTGTTCGCTCACGGTACCACTCCTTAGACCAAAACTGAACTAAAAGGGGAACTCGTCTTCTTCAACGGTGTCTTCTTCGGGTTCAGTGCTTTCCTGGGAAGGCGCAGGCTCTTCCCGGTGATTGTGGTTGCGGTCACCCAGCACCACCATCTCGTTGGCCACGATTTCGGTGCGTTGATGGCGCACGCCGTTTTCGTCTTCCCAGCGGCGCGTGTGGAGGCGGCCTTCGATGTAAACCTGAGTGCCTTTGCGCAACAACTGATGGCAGATTTCGGCCAGGCTGCCCCAGGCCACCACATTGAACCACTCGGTTTCGCTGCGCCGCTCGCCGCTGGAGGTGTTCCAACTGCGCGTGGTCGCCACGGTGAAGGTGGTCACCGCGCGCCCTGAAGGGGTGTAGCGCAATTCAGGGTCTCGACCTAACCGACCGATAATCATCACTTTGTTCAAACCGCGTCCCATAAACCCACTCCTCATGCAAAACACCAAAAATGGACAACGGACTGCGACTATGGTTGCCTAAGCATCGGTGCGGGTGATGAGGTAGCGCATCACAGGTTCGTGCAGGCGC includes:
- the rpsR gene encoding 30S ribosomal protein S18, which translates into the protein MSEQKVNTQPRRRYYSRPRVCHFCVEKIEHIDYKQVDLLRRYIDDDAKIKSRRQTGTCAKHQRQLARAIKRARHLALLPFVPEITIR
- the ssb gene encoding single-stranded DNA-binding protein, with amino-acid sequence MGRGLNKVMIIGRLGRDPELRYTPSGRAVTTFTVATTRSWNTSSGERRSETEWFNVVAWGSLAEICHQLLRKGTQVYIEGRLHTRRWEDENGVRHQRTEIVANEMVVLGDRNHNHREEPAPSQESTEPEEDTVEEDEFPF